A genome region from Camelina sativa cultivar DH55 chromosome 10, Cs, whole genome shotgun sequence includes the following:
- the LOC104719463 gene encoding E3 ubiquitin-protein ligase SINA-like 7 → MMLMDLDILDCPICYEALTVPIFQCDNGHIACSSCCPKLKNKCPACALPIGHSRCRAMEKVVKSVSFPCPNSIFGCTESSSYGKESNHEKECNFSPCSCPEQDCNYTGPYKDLYNHYALTHSKGFRLDSFSCGVSFTSLINISGTMKIEKEDVKRLLFAVQCFREPCGVYLTVSCIAPSTPEVGEYSYHVSYNVDDGHTLTYGSPNMKRILEVSFHVPQQNFMFIPNHFLRGDWLDIELCIRKLN, encoded by the exons ATGATGCTGATGGATCTTGATATTCTTGATTGTCCTATTTGCTACGAAGCATTGACGGTTCCTATCTTCCAG TGTGATAATGGACATATAGCTTGCTCTTCTTGCTGTCCTAAACTGAAAAATAAGTGCCCTGCTTGTGCTTTGCCTATTGGTCACAGTCGTTGCAGAGCAATGGAGAAAGTTGTTAAATCAGTTTCTTTCCCATGCCCAAACTCCATCTTTGGTTGCACCGAGAGTTCCTCTTATGGGAAAGAATCAAATCATGAGAAAGAATGCAACTTCTCTCCATGCTCATGCCCTGAACAAGACTGCAATTATACTGGCCCATACAAGGATCTCTACAATCACTATGCTCTTACTCACTCGAAAGGATTCAGGCTTGATTCCTTCAGTTGTGGCGTTTCCTTTACCAGCCTTATAAACATCAGCGGCACGATGAAAATCGAAAAGGAAGACGTCAAGAGGCTACTGTTTGCAGTGCAGTGTTTCAGGGAACCGTGTGGTGTGTATTTAACTGTAAGCTGCATTGCACCATCTACTCCAGAAGTGGGAGAGTACTCATATCATGTTTCCTACAATGTGGACGATGGACACACTTTGACTTATGGATCACCAAATATGAAGAGGATTCTCGAAGTGAGTTTTCATGTCCCCCAACAGAATTTCATGTTCATCCCGAACCATTTCTTGCGTGGTGACTGGTTGGATATAGAATTATGCATCCGGAAGTTGAACTAA